Proteins co-encoded in one Gossypium arboreum isolate Shixiya-1 chromosome 11, ASM2569848v2, whole genome shotgun sequence genomic window:
- the LOC108472854 gene encoding putative disease resistance protein RGA4, whose amino-acid sequence MAEAIAFDLAVELITKLSSFTLSQIRLCWNVKDDLDDLKSTVSTIKAVLLDAEQRSVTSHLVKDWLEKLKDVLYDADDLLDDFSTEALGKDLLGGNKLTKEVRLFFSSSNQFAYGLKMGRQIKAVKARLTSIGSEAKMFNLVERDRPMETSFMTKRRHQTHSFKDNIIGRDDDKAALLKLMLEFESEENVSIIPIVGLGGLGKTALAQFVYNDEMVKNHFELMMFVCVSDVFDVKIIVENMIKSATGEAPNQKLEMDQLQTQLRGKIGGKKYLLVLDDIWNEEWEEWVSLKELLVGGAKGSRIIVTTRSLRVAKITSKCQPYVLKGLSDDDAWSLFKEIAFEQRYADSTNAAFVEIGKHILEGCGGVPLVIRTIASTLSFKETEKEWRSFKDNEFTRICQNKGKILDTLKLSYDHLPSHLKHCFAYCRLYPKDHEIRVQTLVQFWIAQGFVKQLNSSQSLEEIGLGYFTDLVERSFFQEVGERYSWEGLTCKMHDLMHDLAESVSGTESSIVDSNEIAIQVGEKCRHISIDPSLIPLFKGKKLRTMLQFPNKRNHNMNEEIWDFMISNYRCLRVLELNGLDFKMIPRSICKLKHLRYLDLSGNLNIKSLPKSICKIQNLQALKLNLCWQLEELPKKIEKLVNLTHLSCSDCVSLTHMPRGIGKLTSLETLSMFVVDKDGSHDGADLSELSGLNNLRGELKITNLEFVKNAKEKFKAANLKEKQHLRLLVLVWNYDDDDKDDGNDDDDDDKSLEDLRPHPNLKELFIGGWRGDAKFPSWLSLLTNLAVIRIWGPSNFKQIPSFAQLLCLQKLSIVDLTELEYMDDNSPKGSQGERESFFPSLKSLCLENCPNMKSWWRKRSIDDDNEDDTTVIGTSTMAFPCLSSLEIVNCPLTSMPLYPSLDDDLRLVKSSSRPLKQTMKMNITSTTPSTSTSSLPLSKLKSFHVHKIEGLGTHMLDEYLKHFTGLKKLTIGDCKEVDLEGMQWEALKNLSHLEIINIPQLVSLPLGLQHLVQLKRLEIWNCSGLRSLFPVFQHLTFLEVLVVTNCKELELSAAGFQIFQDHTRLRSLSLENIPKCRHLPEWIQHLTNLQILSLVDWPNLTSLPDEMRCLTNLQQLNIHEVPQLEERCQKDIGADWYKIAHIPSVTDWSSAGYL is encoded by the exons ATGGCCGAAGCAATTGCATTCGACCTCGCTGTAGAGCTTATTACTAAATTGAGCTCCTTTACTCTCTCTCAAATTAGACTGTGTTGGAATGTCAAAGATGACCTCGACGACCTCAAAAGCACCGTCTCCACAATCAAAGCTGTGCTTCTTGACGCAGAACAGCGATCTGTGACCAGCCATCTCGTCAAAGATTGGCTTGAAAAGCTGAAAGATGTACTTTATGATGCCGACGACCTGCTCGATGATTTCTCTACCGAAGCTTTGGGGAAAGATCTATTGGGTGGGAACAAGTTGACGAAAGAGGTACGCCTTTTCTTCTCAAGCTCAAACCAGTTTGCTTACGGTCTCAAAATGGGTCGTCAAATTAAGGCCGTTAAGGCGAGGCTAACTTCGATTGGAAGTGAGGCCAAGATGTTCAATTTGGTAGAGCGTGACCGCCCCATGGAAACCTCTTTCATGACTAAAAGGAGGCATCAAACGCACTCTTTTAAAGATAACATAATAGGGAGGGACGATGATAAAGCAGCTCTTTTAAAACTCATGTTAGAGTTTGAAAGTGAAGAGAATGTTTCCATCATTCCAATTGTGGGGTTAGGAGGGTTAGGGAAGACTGCTTTGGCGCAGTTTGTCTATAATGATGAAATGGTCAAAAATCATTTTGAGTTGATGATGTTTGTGTGCGTTTCGGATGTTTTTGATGTCAAAATAATTGTAGAAAATATGATCAAATCTGCAACTGGTGAAGCACCAAATCAAAAACTCGAAATGGATCAATTGCAAACCCAACTTCGAGGAAAAATTGGTGGGAAAAAATATTTGCTTGTTTTGGATGACATTTGGAACGAGGAGTGGGAAGAATGGGTTAGTTTAAAAGAGTTATTAGTAGGTGGGGCTAAAGGAAGTAGGATAATAGTAACTACTCGCTCTTTGAGAGTAGCAAAGATTACTAGTAAATGTCAACCTTATGTTCTGAAAGGCTTGTCTGATGACGATGCTTGGTCTTTGTTCAAAGAAATAGCATTTGAGCAAAGATATGCAGACTCAACAAATGCAGCCTTTGTAGAAATAGGGAAACACATTTTGGAAGGGTGTGGTGGGGTTCCTTTGGTCATAAGGACGATAGCAAGTACATTATCTTTCAAAGAAACTGAAAAGGAGTGGCGTTCTTTCAAAGATAATGAATTTACTAGAATATGTCAAAACAAAGGTAAAATTCTAGATACACTTAAGTTGAGCTACGATCATCTCCCATCCCATTTGAAGCATTGCTTTGCTTACTGCCGACTGTATCCAAAAGATCATGAAATTCGTGTACAAACTCTTGTTCAGTTTTGGATTGCACAAGGCTTCGTAAAGCAATTGAATTCAAGTCAATCTCTTGAGGAGATCGGGTTGGGGTATTTTACAGATTTAGTTGAAAGAAGTTTCTTTCAAGAAGTAGGAGAAAGATATTCGTGGGAAGGTCTAACATGTAAAATGCATGATTTAATGCATGATCTAGCTGAATCAGTATCAGGGACGGAGAGTAGTATTGTAGATTCAAATGAAATTGCAATCCAGGTTGGTGAAAAATGTCGCCACATATCAATTGATCCTTCATTAATTCCTTTGTTTAAAGGAAAGAAGTTGCGAACTATGTTACAATTTCCAAATAAGAGAAATCACAATATGAACGAAGAAATTTGGGATTTTATGATTTCAAATTATAGATGCTTGCGTGTATTGGAATTGAATGGTTTAGATTTTAAGATGATTCCACGCTCCATTTGTAAGTTGAAACATTTGAGGTACCTTGATCTTTCTGGGAATTTGAATATTAAGAGCCTCCCAAAGAGCATTTGCAAGATACAAAATTTGCAAGCTTTGAAACTTAACTTATGTTGGCAGCTTGAAGAATTGCCGAAGAAGATTGAAAAATTGGTGAATCTTACCCATCTGTCGTGTAGTGATTGTGTTAGTTTAACTCATATGCCACGTGGAATAGGGAAGCTGACTTCCCTTGAGACGTTAAGCATGTTTGTAGTGGATAAAGATGGCTCACATGACGGTGCAGATCTAAGTGAATTGAGTGGGCTTAACAACTTAAGGGGAGAGCTAAAAATAACAAATTTGGAATTCGTAAAAAATGCAAAAGAGAAGTTTAAAGCGGCTAATTTGAAAGAGAAGCAACATTTGAGATTGTTGGTTTTAGTATGGaattatgatgatgatgataaagaTGATGGTAATGATGATGACGACGACGACAAGTCACTTGAAGACCTCCGGCCCCATCCCAATCTCAAGGAGCTCTTTATTGGAGGATGGAGGGGTGATGCCAAGTTTCCAAGTTGGCTTTCTTTGCTCACAAATCTCGCCGTGATTAGAATATGGGGTCCTAGTAATTTCAAACAAATCCCGTCCTTTGCGCAATTGCTTTGTCTTCAAAAGCTGTCAATTGTTGATTTAACTGAGCTGGAGTACATGGACGATAATAGCCCAAAAGGAAGTCAGGGAGAACGGGAGTCATTCTTCCCATCGCTTAAGTCTCTTTGCCTCGAGAATTGCCCAAATATGAAGAGTTGGTGGAGGAAAAGGTCCATTGATGATGATAACGAGGATGACACAACAGTTATAGGAACATCAACCATGGCATTTCCTTGTCTTTCCTCTTTAGAAATTGTAAATTGCCCTTTGACTTCAATGCCATTGTATCCTTCACTCGATGATGATCTAAGGTTGGTGAAGAGCAGTTCAAGGCCGTTAAAGCAGACCATGAAGATGAACATCACTAGTACGACCCCATCAACTTCAACATCTTCTCTTCCTCTCTCCAAATTGAAATCTTTCCATGTACACAAAATTGAGGGATTGGGCACTCACATGCTAGATGAGTACTTGAAACATTTCACTGGCCTCAAAAAATTGACAATAGGAGATTGCAAGGAGGTTGATTTAGAGGGAATGCAATGGGAAGCCCTTAAGAATCTCTCTCATTTGGAGATTATTAATATTCCACAGCTGGTGTCTCTCCCCCTTGGGCTTCAACATCTTGTTCAATTGAAAAGATTAGAAATTTGGAATTGCAGCGGATTGAGGTCACTCTTTCCTGTGTTCCAACATCTCACTTTCCTTGAAGTGCTTGTAGTAACGAACTGCAAGGAGCTGGAGCTATCAGCAGCTGGCTTCCAAATATTCCAAGATCATACAAGACTACGCTCCCTATCACTGGAAAATATTCCAAAGTGTAGACATCTTCCGGAGTGGATTCAACATCTAACAAATCTGCAAATTCTTTCTCTTGTTGATTGGCCCAATCTAACGTCGCTTCCGGATGAGATGCGCTGCCTAACCAATTTGCAACAGTTAAATATACATGAGGTTCCTCAGTTGGAAGAAAGGTGTCAGAAGGACATTGGTGCCGATTGGTATAAGATTGCTCACATTCCTTCAG TAACCGATTGGTCTAGTGCTGGATATTTGTGA
- the LOC128283512 gene encoding putative disease resistance protein RGA1 — translation MHDLMHDLAESVSGTESSIVDSNEIAIQVGEKCRHISIDPSLIPLFEGKKLRTMLQFPNKRNQNMNDEIWNFIISNYRCLRVLEMNGLDFEMIPRSICKLKHLRYLNLSGNFDIKSLPKSICKIHNLQALKLDLCWKLEELPKKIEKLVNLTHLGCEDCVSLTHMPRGIGKLTSLETLSMFVVDKDGSHDGADLSELSGLNNLRGRLEITNLGFVKNAKEKFKAANLKEKQHLRLLVLVWNYDDDDNDDGNDDDDDDKSLEDLRPHPNLKELFIGGWRGDAKFPSWLSLLTNLTVIRIWGPSNFKQIPSFAQLPCLQKLSIVDLTELEYMDDNSPKGSQGEPELFFPSLKSLCLENCPNMKSWWRKRSIDDDNEDDTTVIGTSTMAFPCLSSLEIVNCPLTSMPLYPSLDDDLRLVKSSSRPLKQTMKMNITSTTPSTSTSSLPLSKLKSFHVHKIEGLGTHMLDEYLKHFTGLKKLTIGDCKEVDLEGMQWEALKNLSHLEIINIPQLVSLPLGLQHLVQLKRLEIWNCSGLRSLFPVFQHLTFLEVLVVTNCKELELSAAGYQIFQDHTRLRSLSLENIPKCAHLPEWIQHLTNLQILSLVDWPNLTSLPDEMRCLTNLQQLNIHEVPQLEERCQKDIGADWYKIAHIPSVTDWSSAGYL, via the exons ATGCATGATTTAATGCATGATCTAGCTGAATCAGTATCAGGGACGGAGAGTAGTATTGTAGATTCAAATGAAATTGCAATCCAGGTTGGTGAAAAATGTCGCCACATATCAATTGATCCTTCATTAATTCCTTTGTTTGAAGGAAAGAAGTTGCGAACTATGTTACAATTTCCAAATAAGAGAAATCAAAATATGAACGACgaaatttggaattttatcaTTTCAAATTATAGATGCTTGCGTGTATTGGAAATGAATGGTTTAGATTTTGAGATGATTCCACGCTCCATTTGTAAGTTGAAACATTTGAGGTACCTTAATCTTTCTGGGAATTTCGATATTAAGAGCCTCCCAAAGAGTATTTGCAAGATACACAATTTGCAAGCTTTGAAACTTGACTTATGTTGGAAGCTTGAAGAATTGCCGAAGAAGATTGAAAAATTGGTGAATCTTACCCATCTTGGGTGCGAAGATTGTGTTAGTTTAACTCATATGCCACGTGGAATAGGGAAGCTGACTTCCCTTGAGACGTTAAGCATGTTTGTAGTGGATAAAGATGGCTCACATGACGGTGCAGATCTAAGTGAATTGAGTGGGCTTAACAACTTAAGGGGACGGCTAGAAATAACAAATTTGGGATTTGTAAAAAATGCAAAAGAGAAGTTTAAAGCGGCTAATTTGAAAGAGAAGCAACATTTGAGATTGTTGGTTTTAGTATGGaattatgatgatgatgataatgatgatggtaatgatgatgatgatgacgacAAGTCACTTGAAGACCTCCGGCCCCATCCCAATCTCAAGGAGCTCTTTATTGGAGGATGGAGGGGTGATGCCAAGTTTCCAAGTTGGCTTTCTTTGCTCACAAATCTTACCGTGATTAGAATATGGGGTCCTAGTAATTTCAAACAAATCCCGTCCTTTGCGCAATTGCCTTGTCTTCAAAAGCTGTCAATTGTTGATTTAACTGAGCTGGAGTACATGGACGACAATAGCCCAAAAGGAAGTCAGGGAGAACCGGAATTATTCTTCCCATCGCTTAAGTCTCTTTGCCTCGAGAATTGCCCAAATATGAAGAGTTGGTGGAGGAAAAGGTCTATAGATGATGATAACGAGGATGACACAACAGTTATAGGAACATCAACCATGGCATTTCCTTGTCTTTCCTCTTTAGAAATTGTAAATTGCCCTTTGACTTCAATGCCATTGTATCCTTCACTCGATGATGATCTAAGGTTGGTGAAGAGCAGTTCAAGGCCGTTAAAGCAGACCATGAAGATGAACATCACTAGTACAACCCCATCAACTTCAACATCTTCTCTTCCTCTCTCCAAATTGAAATCTTTCCATGTACACAAAATTGAGGGATTGGGCACTCACATGCTAGATGAGTACTTGAAACATTTCACCGGCCTCAAAAAATTGACAATAGGAGATTGCAAGGAGGTTGATTTAGAGGGAATGCAATGGGAAGCCCTTAAGAATCTCTCTCATTTGGAGATTATTAATATTCCACAGCTGGTGTCTCTCCCCCTTGGGCTTCAACATCTTGTTCAATTGAAAAGATTAGAAATTTGGAATTGCAGCGGATTGAGGTCACTCTTTCCTGTGTTCCAACATCTCACTTTCCTTGAAGTGCTTGTAGTAACGAACTGCAAGGAGCTGGAGCTATCAGCAGCTGGCTACCAAATATTCCAAGATCATACAAGACTACGCTCCCTATCACTGGAAAATATTCCAAAGTGTGCACATCTTCCGGAGTGGATTCAACATCTAACAAATCTGCAAATTCTTTCTCTTGTTGATTGGCCCAATCTAACGTCGCTTCCAGATGAGATGCGCTGCCTAACCAATTTGCAACAGTTAAATATACATGAGGTTCCTCAGTTGGAAGAAAGGTGCCAGAAGGACATTGGTGCCGATTGGTATAAGATTGCTCACATTCCTTCAG TAACCGATTGGTCTAGTGCTGGATATTTGTGA
- the LOC128283513 gene encoding disease resistance protein RGA2-like, giving the protein MAEAIAFDLAVELITKLSSFTLSQIGLCWNVKDDLDDLKSTVSTIKAVLLDAEQRSVTSHLVKDWLEKLKDVLYDADDLLDDFSTEALRKDLLGGNKLTKEMFLMSK; this is encoded by the exons ATGGCCGAAGCAATTGCATTCGACCTCGCTGTAGAGCTTATTACTAAATTGAGCTCCTTTACTCTCTCTCAAATTGGACTGTGTTGGAATGTCAAAGATGACCTTGACGACCTCAAAAGCACCGTCTCCACAATCAAAGCTGTGCTTCTTGACGCAGAACAGCGATCTGTGACCAGCCATCTCGTCAAAGATTGGCTTGAAAAGCTGAAAGATGTACTTTATGATGCCGACGACCTGCTCGATGATTTCTCTACCGAAGCTTTGCGGAAAGATCTATTGGGTGGGAACAAGTTAACGAAAGAG ATGTTTTTGATGTCAAAATAA